CGAAGGCCGAACGCCGCCAGATCTGCGAGCACTATCTGCACGCCGTCGGGCTGGCTTCGTCGATGCATCGCTATCCCCGCGAACTGTCGGGGGGGATGCAACAGCGGGTCGGCATCGCCCGGGCGATCGCGCTGAAGCCCCGGCTGTTGTTGCTTGACGAACCGTTCGGACGCCTCGATTCGCTCACCCGGATGGAACTCCAGGACGTCGTGCTGCGGATCCTCGACCGTGAGCGGATCACCACGATGATCATCACGCACGACGTCGACGAAGCGCTCTACATGTCGGACCGCGTCTGCATGATGACGACCGGCCCGAACGCCCGAGTGGGGCAGTTGCTCGACCTGCCGTTCGCCCGACCGCGGGTGCGGACCGAGGTGCTCGAGGACCCGCTGTACTACGACCTGCGCGGATGTCTGGTTTCGTTCCTGGAGCAGCAAGACAAGCGGAAGTCGCACGCGTCTCCCCCGGCCGAAGCGGTCGCGGCGTCGATCGACGCCGCGGACGAACCGCACGCCGCGATCCGCGGTTGGAGCCCCGCGGGGGGCGCCCGTCGGGCCGGCTCGGCGGCGACCGTCGTTCTGGGAAGCCAGCTCGCCGAATCCGCCGCCGTGTTGACGACCAACTCCTGATTGCCTTGAGAATCCTATGACGCTGACTGTCGCCGAACATGACGTCGACTCATCTCGCCCGTTGGCGGGACTGTTGCGGGCCGTCGAGACCTGGACCCTCGACGACCAGGGCGAGCGGCTCACATGGCGTTCTGGCGCCTACGGCGAACTGGACGCGTTTCGCGCGGCGAGCGTCGACGAATCGTTCGCCTGCGGCGAGGGGCTCCCCGGCGCCGCGTGGGAGACCCGCGGGCCGGTGGTGATGCACCATCTTTCGGCCGGCGTGTTCAAGCGAGCCGCCGCGGCTCGCGAGGCGGGACTGGCGGCCGGGATCGCGCTTCCCTGCTTCCGCGGCGACCAACTGCAGGGAGTGGTCGTTTTCCTGTGCGACGACGGCGCGAACGCCCAAGGGGCCTTCGAGGTCTGGAGCCGCAATCACCGCGAGGAGTTGGGACTGACGGACAGCTATTACGCCAATCTGGAACGATTCGGCGTGATCAGCCAGCACGTCAAGTTCCCGCGCGGCTCGGGCTTGCCGGGCGAAACATGGGAGTCGCACTTCCCGTTGTTGGTCTCGAACCTGGGCCGCTCCAAGGCGTTCATGCGGGCCGCCGGGGCCAAGGCGGACGGGCTCGCGACGGGGCTCGGCGTTCCGGTCATGCGAACGGCGCTCGAACTCGACTCGGTGGTCGTGCTGCTGTCGTCGGCCCGCACGCCGCTGGCCCGCGCCATCGAAGTGTGGGGTCGCGACGCCGAGCAGGACGAGCTGCGCATCTGCCAAGCCGATTACGGTTCGCTCAGCGAACTGGCGGACGCTTCGCGAAGTTTGCGGTGCGCTTCCGGCGAAGGGCTTGCCGGCCGCGCGTGGCAGTCGGGGGCGCCCGAAGCGACCGAGTCGGCCGAGGAATTCGAGTCGGCCCGCGCCCATTTGCTCGTTCAGCACGGCTTGACGACGGCCGTCTCCGTTCCCGCTTACGTCGGTTCCGAAATGACGTCGGTTGTCGTGATGTACTTGTGAGGCGGCCGAGGCCGCCCCGCGCTTTCTGACGCCCAATTTGCCTGTCCGCCGCGACGACGACCTGCCGACGTGCAAACAGTATGGTGATCGCCGAACCACTTATGCCGATGGAGAAGCCTCGCGCCGCGTCGCGAGCGCTGACGCTCGACGAGCTCGTCGAGCGGTCGCTGGCCGAGCAGCGCGACCTGTCGGCCGTCGAGCGATTCTCGCAATGGCACGAAGGTCGCTACGGCG
The window above is part of the Pirellulales bacterium genome. Proteins encoded here:
- a CDS encoding nitrate ABC transporter ATP-binding protein (This model describes the ATP binding subunits of ATP-binding cassette (ABC) transporters for nitrate transport, or for bicarbonate transport, in bacteria and archaea.); its protein translation is MTGPDERFVEIFRLIKAYPNPYGEAAVVVDGFSLIMRRGEAVSVIGHSGCGKSTVLTMVAGLNPITRGSVAVAGREIDGPGPDRAVVFQSPCLLPWMTAYQNVLLGVNQVYPHATKAERRQICEHYLHAVGLASSMHRYPRELSGGMQQRVGIARAIALKPRLLLLDEPFGRLDSLTRMELQDVVLRILDRERITTMIITHDVDEALYMSDRVCMMTTGPNARVGQLLDLPFARPRVRTEVLEDPLYYDLRGCLVSFLEQQDKRKSHASPPAEAVAASIDAADEPHAAIRGWSPAGGARRAGSAATVVLGSQLAESAAVLTTNS
- a CDS encoding GAF domain-containing protein codes for the protein MTLTVAEHDVDSSRPLAGLLRAVETWTLDDQGERLTWRSGAYGELDAFRAASVDESFACGEGLPGAAWETRGPVVMHHLSAGVFKRAAAAREAGLAAGIALPCFRGDQLQGVVVFLCDDGANAQGAFEVWSRNHREELGLTDSYYANLERFGVISQHVKFPRGSGLPGETWESHFPLLVSNLGRSKAFMRAAGAKADGLATGLGVPVMRTALELDSVVVLLSSARTPLARAIEVWGRDAEQDELRICQADYGSLSELADASRSLRCASGEGLAGRAWQSGAPEATESAEEFESARAHLLVQHGLTTAVSVPAYVGSEMTSVVVMYL